A window of the Acidimicrobiales bacterium genome harbors these coding sequences:
- a CDS encoding DUF3072 domain-containing protein: MTDLPESAQKDPDDWVTGDEPVTGPQQSYLSTLAHEAGEDVDPATLTKAEASKKIDELQERTGRAGDGDVAERA; the protein is encoded by the coding sequence ATGACCGACCTGCCCGAATCAGCGCAGAAGGATCCCGACGACTGGGTCACGGGCGACGAACCCGTCACGGGTCCCCAGCAGTCCTACCTGTCGACACTCGCCCACGAGGCCGGCGAAGACGTCGACCCGGCCACGCTCACCAAGGCCGAGGCCTCCAAGAAGATCGACGAGCTCCAGGAGCGCACGGGCCGTGCCGGGGACGGCGACGTCGCAGAGCGTGCGTAG
- a CDS encoding Glu/Leu/Phe/Val dehydrogenase, whose protein sequence is MSYNAWSAVLERLDDAAKLTDLDPDIHRMLRTPRRVLEVAVPVRMDDGRVEVFTGWRVHHDTTRGPGKGGIRFHPDLDVHEVTALAADMTFKTAVANLPFGGAKGGVRCDPTVMSLSELERLTRRYTLEVSPLLGPERDVPAPDVNTDGRVMAWLMDTLAMMHGGELLAGTVTGKPLSVGGTRAHAGATSSGVVMCARAAFAALGLPLAGSRAVIQGFGKVGGPLAFLLSSAGMRVVAVSDIGGAVCNPGGLDPSALSDHVGREGTVAGFGRADPLDPADLWRVESELVVPAALSGAIDGAVAADLQTKVVVEAANGPTTPDADPVLDRRGIVVVPDILANAGGVTASYFEWAQDRQGFAWDEDTVAVRLRGFMDTAFTSVWAKAETLQVSLRRAAFALAVERVADAIAARGLFP, encoded by the coding sequence GTGAGCTACAACGCGTGGTCGGCGGTGCTCGAGCGCCTCGACGACGCGGCCAAGCTCACGGACCTCGACCCCGACATCCACCGCATGCTGCGCACGCCCCGGCGTGTCCTCGAGGTGGCGGTCCCGGTGCGGATGGACGACGGCCGGGTGGAGGTCTTCACCGGCTGGCGGGTCCACCACGACACGACGCGCGGGCCGGGCAAGGGCGGCATCCGGTTCCATCCCGACCTCGACGTCCACGAGGTCACCGCGCTGGCGGCCGACATGACCTTCAAGACGGCGGTGGCCAACCTGCCGTTCGGAGGGGCCAAGGGTGGGGTCCGCTGCGACCCCACCGTGATGTCGCTCAGCGAGCTCGAGCGTCTCACCCGCCGCTACACGTTGGAGGTGTCGCCGCTTCTCGGGCCCGAGCGAGACGTGCCGGCGCCCGACGTCAACACGGACGGCCGGGTGATGGCGTGGCTCATGGACACCCTCGCCATGATGCACGGCGGCGAGCTGCTGGCCGGAACGGTGACGGGCAAGCCACTGTCGGTCGGCGGCACCCGGGCGCACGCGGGCGCCACCTCGTCGGGCGTCGTCATGTGCGCCCGGGCCGCATTCGCCGCACTGGGGCTGCCGCTGGCGGGCAGCCGGGCCGTCATCCAGGGGTTCGGCAAGGTCGGCGGCCCGCTGGCCTTCCTGCTCTCCTCGGCCGGCATGCGGGTGGTGGCGGTGAGCGACATCGGCGGCGCCGTCTGCAACCCGGGTGGGCTCGATCCCTCGGCCCTGTCCGATCACGTCGGCCGTGAGGGGACCGTGGCCGGGTTCGGGCGCGCAGATCCTCTCGACCCCGCCGACCTGTGGCGAGTGGAGAGCGAACTTGTCGTGCCGGCCGCTCTTTCCGGCGCCATCGACGGTGCGGTCGCCGCCGACCTCCAGACCAAGGTCGTGGTGGAGGCGGCCAACGGCCCGACCACGCCCGACGCCGATCCCGTCCTGGACCGGCGCGGGATCGTGGTGGTGCCGGACATCCTGGCCAACGCCGGCGGGGTGACGGCGTCCTACTTCGAGTGGGCCCAGGACCGCCAGGGGTTCGCCTGGGACGAGGACACCGTGGCCGTCCGCCTGCGGGGGTTCATGGACACGGCCTTCACCTCGGTGTGGGCCAAGGCGGAAACCCTCCAGGTCTCACTCCGGCGGGCTGCCTTCGCCCTCGCCGTCGAACGGGTGGCGGACGCCATCGCGGCGCGCGGGCTGTTCCCGTAG
- a CDS encoding AI-2E family transporter — protein MLPERAAPPRSPVPWRTIWATIGSVVLTLGTIALLKAVSKILVWLVIAAFFAVVLTPPVDFLEHKVKVRRSLATVVMILAVLGALGGLLYTFITPIVDQSQQFADNFPRYVEDAKAGRGPLGGVVKRYNLDQRIEEHRDDFQKALNNLGSNSLEIVRGVGNAVAAALTIFVLTILMLLTGPRMMRTGLGSLSPPTAEHVRHVASDCAKAVTGYVAGNLLISVIAGTATFVFLWAADVPFRTVLALWVAFADLIPLVGATLGAVPTVLVAFLNSTGRGIATVVFFVVYQQFENHVLQVTIMAKTVDLNPLVVLVAVLVGVELSGLLGALLAIPVAGIIQVLGRDVYDERRGKLKDEPTIGDDKIPVSQVAGRTSPPDDGAPDADGTSPAVGAPVDGERVEPEVETEAGWAGTGTS, from the coding sequence ATGTTGCCGGAGCGCGCCGCACCTCCTCGGTCGCCCGTTCCCTGGCGCACCATCTGGGCCACCATCGGCTCCGTCGTCCTCACCCTCGGCACCATCGCCCTGTTGAAGGCGGTGTCGAAGATCCTCGTGTGGCTCGTGATCGCCGCCTTCTTCGCCGTCGTCCTCACCCCGCCGGTGGACTTCCTCGAGCACAAGGTGAAGGTGCGCCGGTCGCTGGCCACCGTCGTGATGATCCTCGCCGTGCTCGGGGCGCTCGGAGGACTGCTGTACACGTTCATCACGCCGATCGTCGACCAGTCCCAGCAGTTCGCCGACAACTTCCCCCGCTACGTGGAGGACGCCAAGGCGGGCCGCGGTCCGCTCGGAGGCGTCGTCAAGCGCTACAACCTCGACCAGCGCATCGAGGAGCACCGCGACGACTTCCAGAAGGCGTTGAACAACCTCGGCAGCAACAGCCTGGAGATCGTCCGGGGCGTCGGCAATGCCGTGGCCGCCGCCCTCACCATCTTCGTGCTCACCATCCTCATGCTGCTCACCGGGCCGCGGATGATGCGCACCGGCCTCGGTTCGCTCTCGCCGCCCACCGCCGAGCACGTGCGACACGTGGCCTCGGACTGCGCCAAGGCGGTCACCGGCTACGTGGCGGGAAACCTGCTCATCAGCGTGATCGCGGGCACAGCCACGTTCGTCTTCCTGTGGGCGGCCGACGTGCCGTTCCGGACGGTGCTCGCCCTGTGGGTGGCGTTCGCCGATCTCATCCCGCTGGTGGGCGCCACCCTGGGCGCGGTGCCGACCGTGCTCGTCGCCTTCCTCAACTCCACGGGCCGGGGCATCGCCACCGTCGTCTTCTTCGTCGTCTACCAGCAGTTCGAGAACCACGTGCTGCAGGTGACGATCATGGCGAAGACGGTCGACCTGAACCCGCTCGTCGTCCTGGTGGCGGTGCTCGTCGGCGTGGAGCTGAGCGGCCTGCTCGGCGCCCTCCTGGCCATCCCGGTGGCCGGCATCATCCAGGTGCTCGGACGCGACGTCTACGACGAGCGTCGGGGGAAGCTGAAGGACGAGCCCACCATCGGCGACGACAAGATCCCCGTGAGCCAGGTCGCCGGCCGGACGTCTCCCCCCGACGACGGCGCTCCCGACGCTGACGGCACCTCGCCCGCGGTCGGTGCGCCGGTGGACGGTGAACGCGTCGAACCCGAGGTGGAGACGGAGGCGGGCTGGGCGGGGACGGGCACCTCGTGA
- a CDS encoding TIGR00300 family protein: MSASEVVEVEGHIIDSLILAKVMDVILASGADYEVVNVEIGRTNTDLSRARLEVVAPDEDALASLLVELQAHGANKVMAVDAELLAADRDGVLPAGFYSTTNLPTSVRMAGRWIAVENPEMDCGLVITPDGRARTVPMHRVRVGDMVVVGNDGIRVTPPARPRGASPFEFMSSEVSSEKPKALLVADVADRMRMHRASGAKVLAVCGPAVVHTGAASAVARMVREGWIDVLFAGNGFAAHDIESNVMGTSLGVSVHAGTASDGGHANHLRVINEVRRYGSIAAAVDAGYVDGGVMYECVTKGVPFVLGGSIRDDGPLPDVYPNVVEAADAMRYLLPGVGVALMLASTLHAIATGNCLPSGVETFCVDINQAVVTKLADRGSHQALGIVTDVGLFVQGLCDVLCS; encoded by the coding sequence GTGAGCGCCTCCGAGGTCGTGGAGGTCGAGGGCCACATCATCGACTCGCTGATCCTGGCCAAGGTGATGGACGTCATCCTCGCCAGCGGCGCCGACTACGAGGTGGTGAACGTCGAGATCGGGCGCACCAACACCGACCTCAGCAGGGCCCGCCTCGAAGTCGTGGCGCCCGACGAGGACGCGCTCGCCTCGTTGTTGGTGGAGCTCCAGGCACACGGCGCGAACAAGGTGATGGCCGTCGACGCCGAGCTGCTGGCCGCTGATCGCGACGGCGTGCTCCCCGCCGGCTTCTACTCGACGACCAACCTGCCCACCTCGGTGCGCATGGCCGGCCGGTGGATCGCCGTGGAGAACCCCGAGATGGACTGCGGGCTGGTCATCACCCCGGACGGGCGGGCCCGGACGGTACCGATGCACCGCGTACGGGTTGGCGACATGGTGGTGGTCGGCAACGACGGCATCCGGGTGACACCGCCGGCGCGGCCCCGCGGCGCCAGCCCCTTCGAGTTCATGAGCTCGGAGGTCTCGTCGGAGAAGCCCAAGGCGCTGCTCGTCGCCGACGTGGCCGACCGGATGCGGATGCACCGGGCGTCGGGTGCCAAGGTGCTGGCCGTCTGCGGGCCCGCCGTCGTCCACACCGGCGCCGCGTCGGCGGTGGCGCGGATGGTGCGCGAGGGCTGGATCGACGTCCTGTTCGCCGGCAACGGCTTCGCCGCCCACGACATCGAGTCCAACGTGATGGGGACGTCGCTCGGCGTCTCCGTGCATGCCGGAACGGCCTCCGACGGCGGCCACGCCAACCACCTGCGGGTCATCAACGAGGTCCGCCGTTACGGCTCCATCGCCGCCGCCGTCGACGCGGGCTACGTCGACGGCGGGGTGATGTACGAGTGCGTCACCAAGGGTGTGCCGTTCGTGCTCGGCGGGTCGATCCGCGACGACGGGCCCCTCCCCGACGTGTACCCCAACGTGGTCGAGGCGGCCGACGCCATGCGGTACCTCCTCCCCGGCGTGGGCGTGGCGCTCATGCTGGCGTCGACACTGCACGCCATCGCCACCGGGAACTGCCTGCCGTCGGGTGTGGAGACCTTCTGCGTCGACATCAACCAGGCCGTCGTCACCAAGCTGGCCGACCGCGGCAGCCACCAGGCGCTGGGCATCGTCACCGACGTCGGCCTCTTCGTCCAGGGCCTGTGCGACGTGCTGTGCTCGTGA
- a CDS encoding 2-oxoacid:ferredoxin oxidoreductase subunit beta, translating into MTDVDVPLTTKKDWSSDQEVRWCPGCGDYSILTAVQMLMPDLGVRRENTVFISGIGCSSRFPYYMNTYGLHGIHGRALPLATGLAVARPDLDVWVVTGDGDGLSIGGNHLIHALRRNVKLTVLLFNNQIYGLTKGQYSPTSEMGKVTKSTPFGSVDHPFNPVSLALGAEATFVARTHDLDRKHMTETIRRAHDHDGAAFVEIYQNCNVFNDGAFEQVTAREVRSQMLIPLVHGQPVRFGADNERCVTVDGQGRALIADVADVGEDAVLVHDEHRPEPGLAFLLSRLARGPNEPTPVGVFRAVRRPDYGTLVQQQMVDAQQRQGPGDLASLLTGGTTWQV; encoded by the coding sequence GTGACCGACGTCGACGTCCCCCTCACCACCAAGAAGGACTGGTCGAGCGACCAGGAGGTCCGCTGGTGCCCCGGCTGCGGGGACTACTCGATCCTCACCGCCGTGCAGATGCTGATGCCCGACCTCGGGGTACGCAGGGAGAACACCGTGTTCATCTCGGGCATCGGCTGCTCCAGCCGGTTCCCGTACTACATGAACACCTACGGGCTCCACGGCATCCACGGCCGCGCCCTGCCGCTGGCCACCGGGCTGGCCGTGGCCCGCCCCGATCTCGACGTGTGGGTCGTCACCGGCGACGGCGACGGCCTGTCGATCGGCGGCAACCACCTCATCCACGCGCTGCGCCGTAACGTCAAGCTCACCGTCCTGCTGTTCAACAACCAGATCTACGGGCTCACCAAGGGCCAGTACTCGCCCACCAGCGAGATGGGCAAGGTCACCAAGTCCACGCCCTTCGGCTCGGTGGACCACCCGTTCAACCCGGTGAGCCTGGCTCTCGGCGCCGAGGCCACGTTCGTGGCCCGCACCCACGATCTCGACCGCAAGCACATGACGGAGACGATCCGCCGGGCCCACGACCACGACGGCGCCGCCTTTGTGGAGATCTACCAGAACTGCAACGTCTTCAACGACGGGGCGTTCGAGCAGGTCACCGCCCGCGAGGTCCGGTCGCAGATGCTGATTCCCCTCGTGCACGGCCAGCCGGTGCGGTTCGGGGCCGACAACGAGCGCTGCGTCACCGTCGACGGCCAGGGTCGTGCGCTCATCGCCGACGTGGCCGACGTGGGCGAGGACGCCGTCCTCGTCCACGACGAGCATCGACCCGAACCCGGCCTGGCGTTCCTGCTGTCGCGCCTCGCCCGCGGCCCGAACGAGCCGACGCCGGTGGGCGTGTTCCGAGCGGTCCGGCGGCCCGACTACGGCACCCTCGTGCAGCAGCAGATGGTCGATGCCCAGCAGCGCCAGGGCCCGGGCGACCTGGCCAGCCTGCTGACCGGCGGCACCACCTGGCAGGTCTGA
- a CDS encoding 2-oxoacid:acceptor oxidoreductase subunit alpha, producing MSEIAEQPADLHTVVIRFAGDSGDGMQLTGDRFTLSSAVFGNDLASMPDYPAEIRAPAGTMAGVSAFQIHISDHDILTPGDSPNVLVAMNPAALRANVGDAQPGSTLIVNSDAFDERSLAKAGYEVNPLTDGSLAGYTVYEVPMTSMTLEAAKPSGARSRDAERSKNFFALGLLSWMYTRPTEVTLGWIAERFKSKPMVAEANTLAFKAGYNFGETAELFGAPAHIRPTTFRPGTYTNITGNAALAWGLIAAAQLAKLPLFLASYPITPASDILHELSRYKNFGVRTMQAEDEIAAAGAALGAAFGGHLGVTTTSGPGMDLKAETLGLAVSLELPLVVIDVQRAGPSTGLPTKTEQSDLLMAMYGRHGEAPLPIVAARTPGDCFDAAIEAARLALKYRTPVILLSDASLANGAEPWRLPQLADLPDISVPFAILPNATAPDGSPEFQPYLRNPTTLARPWAVPGTPGLEHRIGGLEKAEATGDISYDPANHELMVRTRAAKIAGIAGDIPPVEVDDPTGSADVLLLGWGSTYGSIAAAAERLRRRGRPVAHAHLRHLNPWPSNLGEVVQRYAKVLVPEMNLGHLCAMVRAEFLVDARSISKVQGQRFLYSEVEAAVVALAAGA from the coding sequence GTGAGCGAGATCGCCGAGCAGCCGGCGGACCTGCACACCGTGGTCATCCGCTTCGCGGGTGACTCGGGCGACGGGATGCAGCTCACCGGCGACCGCTTCACCCTCTCGAGCGCGGTGTTCGGCAACGACCTCGCCAGCATGCCGGACTACCCGGCCGAGATCCGGGCACCGGCGGGCACGATGGCCGGCGTCTCGGCGTTCCAGATCCACATCTCGGACCACGACATCCTCACGCCGGGCGACTCGCCGAACGTGCTGGTCGCCATGAACCCGGCCGCCCTGCGGGCCAACGTCGGCGACGCCCAGCCGGGCAGCACCTTGATCGTGAACAGCGACGCCTTCGACGAGCGCAGCCTGGCCAAGGCGGGATACGAGGTGAACCCGCTGACCGACGGGTCGCTGGCCGGCTACACCGTCTACGAGGTCCCGATGACCTCGATGACGCTCGAGGCGGCGAAGCCGAGCGGCGCCCGGTCGCGCGACGCCGAGCGCAGCAAGAACTTCTTCGCCCTCGGCCTGCTGTCGTGGATGTACACGCGGCCCACCGAGGTGACGCTCGGGTGGATCGCCGAGCGATTCAAGTCGAAGCCCATGGTCGCGGAGGCCAACACCCTGGCGTTCAAGGCGGGCTACAACTTCGGCGAGACGGCCGAGTTGTTCGGCGCCCCCGCCCACATCAGGCCCACCACCTTCCGGCCGGGCACCTACACCAACATCACCGGCAACGCGGCGCTGGCCTGGGGCCTCATCGCCGCCGCCCAGCTGGCCAAGCTGCCGCTGTTCCTCGCCTCGTACCCCATCACGCCGGCGTCCGACATCCTCCACGAGCTCTCCAGGTACAAGAACTTCGGCGTGCGCACCATGCAGGCGGAGGACGAGATCGCCGCCGCCGGCGCCGCCCTGGGCGCTGCTTTCGGAGGCCACCTCGGCGTCACCACCACGAGCGGGCCGGGGATGGACCTCAAAGCGGAGACGCTGGGCCTGGCCGTCAGCCTCGAGCTGCCGCTCGTGGTCATCGACGTGCAGCGCGCCGGCCCGTCCACCGGTCTGCCGACCAAGACCGAGCAGTCCGACCTCCTCATGGCCATGTACGGCCGCCACGGCGAGGCGCCCCTTCCGATCGTGGCCGCCCGCACGCCCGGCGACTGCTTCGACGCCGCCATCGAGGCGGCCCGGCTGGCCCTCAAGTACCGCACGCCCGTCATCCTGCTGTCCGACGCCTCGCTGGCCAACGGTGCGGAGCCGTGGCGGCTCCCCCAGCTGGCCGACCTGCCCGACATCAGCGTCCCGTTCGCCATCCTGCCCAATGCCACGGCCCCCGACGGCTCGCCGGAGTTCCAGCCCTACCTGCGCAACCCGACCACGCTGGCCCGACCGTGGGCAGTGCCAGGGACGCCCGGCCTCGAGCACCGCATCGGCGGGCTCGAGAAGGCCGAAGCCACCGGCGACATCAGCTACGACCCGGCCAACCACGAACTGATGGTGCGCACCCGGGCGGCCAAGATCGCCGGTATCGCCGGCGACATCCCGCCCGTCGAGGTCGACGACCCCACCGGTAGCGCCGACGTCCTGCTCCTGGGCTGGGGTTCCACCTACGGCTCCATCGCGGCGGCGGCCGAGCGGCTGCGACGGCGCGGCCGTCCGGTGGCGCACGCCCACCTCAGGCACCTCAACCCGTGGCCGTCGAACCTCGGCGAGGTGGTGCAGCGCTATGCCAAGGTGCTCGTGCCGGAGATGAACCTGGGCCACCTCTGCGCCATGGTGCGGGCCGAGTTCCTGGTCGACGCCCGATCCATCTCGAAGGTCCAGGGCCAGCGGTTCCTGTACTCCGAGGTGGAAGCGGCCGTGGTCGCCCTGGCGGCGGGTGCATGA
- a CDS encoding ABC transporter ATP-binding protein, giving the protein MPDETERDGPQLQVPAAAGNRVSWIRRLWPYLRAHLRDVVVGFGAAVVGLTVTALTPLVQKVVVDDVVLGHRRPLLPWLTVLVLAGLAQFGAAHVRRYVGGRVALDVQDDLRNDIYARLQRLDFARHDQSHTGQLVSRATGDVMIVQGLLAFLPLTTGNVVLLVLSLVIMAVLSPLLTVIALVAVPVLLVLAVRMRTTVFPAAWDAQQKAGEVAGVVDEVVTGVRVVKAFGQEQHELDRLTRASQRLFASRVRSARIEARSTATFQMVPALAQVAVLALGGWLALHGRISVGTFLAFSSYLIQLVAPVRMLSALLVVAQQARAGVERIFDILDANPDVVERDGARVLPEVTGEVVFDDVSFGYQRSRPVLSGFNLRVAPGETVALVGASGSGKSTVAMLLPRFYDALAGAVRVDGVDVRDVTFDSLRRQVGVVFEETFLFSDTVRANIAYGRPDATDDEVVAAARAAEAHEFLTALPDGYDTVLGERGLTLSGGQRQRVALARALLTDPRILVLDDATSAIDARVEEEIHATLRRLLRGRTTLLVAHRRSTLRLADRIAVVDGGAVVDVGTHADLLVRSPLYRTLLAGPGDGCEGDDESGAPARTAAAADVAAAGAETADETAGAETADGTAGAGTVAIESGGVTPAAWRPVDGAPPAPAASAPPAGATVTGAGHGRSFGGPQAADFMSRMGPTPELLAALAALPPPTDVPSPRALEVVGTATTSAFSLRSFLRPYRRQLAIGLTLVLLDTAASLAGPVLVRSGIDRGVVGGSEAALWATSAAFLAVVVANWANVYVQQSYTRRTAEELLFGLRVGIFRHLQSLGLDYYDREMPGRIMTRMTTDVESLSTLLQNGLLLAVVSMFSFAGVAVLMLLMDVRLSLATMTVLIPLVAATVWFRRMSAAAYDTARDRIATVNANLQESLSGVRVAQAYGREKRNIGEFRRVSREYFNARLGAQRLVATYFPFVELLSQVAAAVVLGVGASQIRSGHLTAGELIAFLLYLNQLFSPIQQLSQVFDTYQQARASMVKVGELLATPSSTPRPASPVAVGRITGALRFEGVRFRYPGTDTDALAGVDLDVRPGERIALVGETGAGKSTIVKLVARFYDPTEGAMLVDGVALTEIDLDAYRRQLGYVPQEVFLFSGTIRDNIAYGRAGVSDAEVEAAARAVGAHDLIAGLPGGYLHPVTERGRSLSAGQRQLIALSRAHLVDPAVLLLDEATSNLDLVTEARVTRAMQVLSRGRTTLVVAHRLPSAAGADRVVVVDGGRIVEQGPHADLLARGGRYAEMWRAFEVEPQAV; this is encoded by the coding sequence ATGCCCGACGAGACCGAACGCGACGGACCCCAGCTCCAGGTGCCGGCGGCCGCCGGCAATCGGGTGAGCTGGATCCGCCGCCTGTGGCCGTACCTGCGAGCCCACCTCCGTGACGTCGTCGTGGGATTCGGCGCCGCGGTCGTCGGCCTCACGGTCACCGCCCTGACGCCGCTCGTCCAGAAGGTCGTGGTGGACGACGTGGTGCTGGGCCACCGCAGGCCGCTCCTCCCATGGCTGACCGTGCTGGTGCTGGCCGGCCTCGCCCAGTTCGGCGCCGCCCACGTGCGGCGCTACGTGGGCGGCCGGGTGGCGCTCGACGTGCAGGACGACCTGCGCAACGACATCTACGCCCGCCTCCAGCGCCTCGACTTCGCCCGCCACGACCAGTCCCACACCGGCCAGCTCGTCTCCCGGGCCACGGGCGACGTCATGATCGTGCAGGGGTTGCTCGCCTTCCTCCCGCTCACGACCGGGAACGTGGTGCTGCTCGTGCTGTCGCTGGTGATCATGGCCGTGCTCTCTCCCCTTCTCACGGTGATCGCCCTGGTGGCGGTGCCGGTGCTGCTCGTCCTCGCCGTCCGCATGCGCACCACGGTGTTCCCCGCCGCCTGGGATGCCCAGCAGAAGGCGGGCGAGGTCGCCGGCGTGGTGGACGAGGTGGTCACGGGCGTGCGGGTCGTGAAGGCGTTCGGCCAGGAGCAGCACGAGCTGGACCGGCTCACCCGTGCGAGTCAGCGGCTGTTCGCTTCCCGCGTTCGCTCGGCTCGCATCGAGGCCCGGTCCACGGCGACGTTCCAGATGGTCCCCGCCCTGGCCCAGGTCGCGGTCCTGGCCCTGGGCGGCTGGCTGGCCCTGCACGGGCGGATCAGCGTCGGCACCTTCCTGGCGTTCTCGTCGTACCTGATCCAGCTGGTGGCGCCGGTGCGCATGCTGTCCGCCCTGCTGGTCGTTGCGCAGCAGGCCCGAGCGGGCGTCGAGCGCATCTTCGACATCCTCGACGCCAACCCCGACGTGGTCGAGCGCGACGGCGCCCGGGTGCTTCCGGAGGTCACCGGCGAGGTCGTGTTCGACGACGTGAGCTTCGGCTACCAGCGGTCGCGCCCGGTCCTGTCCGGCTTCAACCTGCGGGTCGCGCCGGGCGAGACGGTGGCGCTGGTGGGAGCGTCGGGATCCGGCAAGTCGACGGTGGCCATGCTGCTGCCACGGTTCTACGACGCGCTTGCCGGTGCCGTGCGGGTGGACGGGGTGGACGTGCGCGACGTCACCTTCGACTCGCTGCGGCGCCAGGTCGGCGTGGTGTTCGAGGAGACGTTCCTGTTCTCCGACACCGTCCGGGCCAATATCGCCTACGGGCGGCCGGACGCCACCGACGACGAGGTCGTGGCCGCGGCCCGGGCGGCCGAGGCGCACGAGTTCCTGACGGCGCTGCCGGATGGGTATGACACCGTGCTGGGAGAGCGGGGCCTGACCCTGTCGGGCGGCCAGCGCCAGCGGGTGGCGCTCGCTCGCGCCCTGCTCACCGACCCGCGGATCCTCGTCCTCGACGACGCCACCTCCGCTATCGATGCACGCGTCGAGGAGGAGATCCACGCCACGCTGCGCCGCCTGCTCCGGGGTCGCACGACCCTGCTCGTGGCCCACCGCCGATCGACGCTCCGACTGGCCGATCGGATCGCCGTCGTCGACGGCGGCGCCGTCGTCGACGTCGGCACCCACGCCGACCTGCTGGTGCGCAGCCCGCTCTACCGCACCCTGCTGGCCGGGCCCGGCGACGGGTGCGAAGGCGACGACGAGTCCGGCGCACCCGCGAGGACGGCGGCCGCCGCTGACGTCGCTGCCGCCGGGGCGGAGACTGCCGACGAGACCGCAGGGGCGGAGACCGCCGACGGGACCGCCGGGGCGGGGACCGTCGCCATCGAGAGCGGCGGCGTCACGCCTGCCGCCTGGCGGCCGGTGGACGGCGCCCCTCCCGCCCCCGCCGCGTCCGCCCCGCCGGCCGGCGCCACGGTCACCGGCGCCGGTCACGGCCGGTCCTTCGGGGGCCCGCAGGCGGCCGACTTCATGTCCCGGATGGGGCCCACGCCGGAGCTGCTGGCGGCGCTGGCGGCGTTGCCTCCGCCCACCGATGTCCCGTCGCCACGGGCCCTGGAGGTCGTCGGGACCGCCACGACGTCGGCGTTCAGCCTGCGCAGCTTCCTGCGCCCCTACCGCCGCCAGCTGGCGATCGGTCTCACCCTGGTCCTGCTCGACACCGCCGCCTCACTGGCCGGACCGGTCCTCGTGCGGTCCGGCATTGACAGAGGCGTCGTGGGTGGTTCCGAGGCGGCTCTGTGGGCCACCAGCGCCGCCTTCCTGGCCGTGGTGGTGGCCAACTGGGCCAACGTGTACGTCCAGCAGAGCTACACGCGACGGACGGCCGAGGAGCTGCTGTTCGGGCTGCGCGTCGGCATCTTCCGGCATCTGCAGAGCCTGGGGCTCGACTACTACGACCGCGAGATGCCGGGCCGGATCATGACCCGTATGACGACCGACGTGGAGAGCCTGTCGACGCTGCTCCAGAACGGGCTGCTCCTCGCGGTGGTGAGCATGTTCAGCTTCGCCGGCGTCGCCGTCCTCATGCTCTTGATGGACGTGCGGCTGTCTCTTGCGACCATGACCGTGCTGATCCCGCTGGTGGCCGCCACCGTGTGGTTCCGGCGCATGTCGGCGGCCGCCTACGACACCGCACGCGATCGCATCGCCACGGTGAACGCCAACCTCCAGGAGAGCCTCTCCGGCGTGCGGGTGGCGCAGGCCTACGGAAGGGAGAAGCGCAACATCGGCGAGTTCCGCCGGGTGAGCCGTGAGTACTTCAACGCCCGGCTCGGCGCCCAGCGCCTCGTGGCCACCTACTTCCCGTTCGTGGAGCTCCTCTCGCAGGTGGCGGCGGCGGTCGTGCTCGGCGTCGGCGCCTCCCAGATCCGCTCCGGGCACCTCACGGCCGGCGAGCTCATCGCCTTCCTGCTCTACCTGAACCAGCTGTTCTCGCCCATCCAGCAGTTGTCCCAGGTGTTCGACACGTATCAGCAGGCCCGAGCCTCGATGGTCAAGGTGGGCGAGCTGCTGGCCACGCCGTCCTCCACCCCGCGCCCGGCGTCGCCCGTGGCCGTGGGCCGGATCACCGGCGCCCTGCGGTTCGAGGGGGTGCGCTTCCGGTACCCGGGCACGGACACCGACGCCCTCGCCGGCGTCGATCTCGACGTGCGCCCCGGGGAGCGCATCGCCCTGGTGGGCGAGACGGGCGCCGGCAAGTCCACCATCGTCAAGCTCGTCGCCCGCTTCTACGACCCTACCGAGGGCGCCATGCTCGTGGACGGCGTGGCGTTGACCGAGATCGACCTCGATGCCTACCGGCGCCAGCTGGGGTACGTCCCCCAGGAGGTCTTCCTGTTCTCCGGCACCATCCGCGACAACATCGCCTACGGGCGCGCCGGCGTGAGCGACGCAGAGGTGGAGGCGGCGGCTCGTGCCGTCGGGGCCCATGACCTCATCGCCGGACTGCCGGGCGGCTACCTCCACCCCGTCACCGAGCGGGGCCGCTCGCTGTCGGCCGGGCAACGCCAGCTCATCGCCCTCAGCCGCGCCCATCTGGTGGATCCCGCCGTCCTGCTCCTCGACGAGGCGACGTCCAATCTCGACCTCGTCACCGAGGCGCGGGTGACGCGGGCCATGCAGGTGCTGTCCCGTGGGCGCACCACCCTGGTCGTCGCCCATCGCCTGCCCTCGGCTGCCGGCGCCGACCGGGTGGTGGTGGTCGACGGCGGCCGCATCGTCGAGCAGGGGCCGCACGCCGACCTGCTCGCACGGGGGGGCCGCTACGCCGAGATGTGGCGGGCGTTCGAGGTCGAGCCCCAGGCAGTGTGA